One part of the Arthrobacter sp. EM1 genome encodes these proteins:
- a CDS encoding cation:proton antiporter translates to MDPLALTLIELGAVVFCLGLLARLAGRIGMSPIPLYLVGGLFFGAGGLVKLEGMHEFAHLSSEIGVILLLLMLGLEYTAAELVTGLRRSWQAGVLDLVLNFLPGAVLAALLGWGVVGAMVMGGVTYISSSGIAAKVITDLGRIGNRETPVVLSILVFEDLAMAVYLPVLTATLAGVSFVAGLQTVGISLAVVTIVLIVALRHGHHVSKAVHSENSEVFLLNLLGAALLVAGLAAAMQVSAAVGAFMLGIAISGATAHSATRILEPLRDLFAAIFFVVFGLNTDPTSIPPVLGWALLLAIVTAATKMLTGIWAAKRAGIGVPGRFRAGAALIARGEFSIVIAGLAVASGVVPQELAALATAYVLIMAVTGPLIAKFVEPVVAMLRRPAKPSRVRTADGI, encoded by the coding sequence ATGGACCCGCTCGCACTGACGCTGATCGAACTCGGGGCCGTCGTCTTTTGCCTCGGCCTGCTGGCGAGGCTGGCCGGGCGGATCGGGATGTCCCCTATTCCGCTGTACTTGGTCGGCGGCCTGTTCTTCGGTGCAGGCGGGCTGGTCAAACTCGAGGGTATGCACGAATTCGCGCACCTCTCCAGCGAGATCGGCGTTATCCTGCTCCTGCTTATGCTCGGATTGGAATATACGGCGGCTGAGCTGGTCACCGGGCTGCGGCGTTCCTGGCAGGCCGGTGTCCTGGACCTCGTGCTGAACTTCCTGCCGGGCGCCGTGCTGGCGGCACTGCTGGGCTGGGGCGTTGTAGGGGCGATGGTGATGGGTGGCGTCACCTACATTTCGTCCTCCGGGATCGCTGCCAAGGTGATCACCGACCTTGGTCGAATCGGTAACCGCGAGACTCCGGTGGTGCTCTCGATCCTGGTCTTCGAAGACCTGGCCATGGCGGTGTATCTGCCGGTGCTGACGGCAACCCTGGCCGGCGTGAGTTTCGTGGCCGGACTGCAGACGGTCGGGATCTCGCTCGCCGTCGTGACCATCGTCCTGATTGTGGCGTTACGACACGGGCACCACGTGTCCAAAGCCGTGCACAGCGAGAACTCCGAGGTGTTCCTGCTGAACCTGCTCGGCGCCGCCCTGCTGGTGGCCGGACTGGCAGCGGCCATGCAGGTCTCGGCCGCGGTGGGTGCCTTTATGCTCGGGATCGCCATTTCCGGGGCCACCGCGCACAGCGCCACCCGGATCCTTGAGCCGCTGCGGGATCTCTTCGCAGCCATATTCTTTGTGGTCTTCGGGCTCAACACGGACCCAACGAGCATCCCGCCCGTGCTTGGCTGGGCGTTGCTCCTGGCCATCGTCACCGCTGCCACCAAGATGCTCACCGGGATCTGGGCGGCGAAGCGTGCCGGGATCGGCGTGCCGGGGCGCTTCCGCGCCGGAGCAGCATTAATCGCGCGCGGCGAATTCTCAATCGTTATCGCCGGGCTCGCCGTCGCCTCCGGCGTCGTACCCCAGGAACTCGCGGCCTTGGCCACCGCCTACGTGCTGATCATGGCAGTCACTGGCCCGCTGATAGCAAAGTTTGTGGAACCGGTTGTGGCGATGCTGCGCCGCCCGGCCAAGCCGTCCAGGGTTCGGACTGCGGACGGCATCTAG
- a CDS encoding SRPBCC family protein, which translates to MAIAEYDVVIHRDAMSVYDFLLDARNLPSWRDGVRGVELVSGAAGAKGAVYRQSLAAPAGRTECCDVEITEARPGAEIRFTVLAGPERTRGGYYLSTEGTSTRVRFALEGEARGLLARLSSRFRRRMRAEVGQLDQLKAVLEQEPEL; encoded by the coding sequence GTGGCAATTGCAGAGTACGACGTCGTGATCCACCGGGACGCAATGTCCGTGTACGACTTCCTGCTCGATGCCCGCAATCTGCCGAGCTGGCGTGACGGAGTCCGCGGCGTTGAACTCGTATCGGGCGCGGCCGGGGCCAAGGGTGCCGTTTACCGGCAGAGCCTCGCTGCACCCGCCGGACGGACGGAATGCTGCGACGTCGAGATCACCGAGGCGCGGCCGGGGGCAGAGATCCGGTTCACCGTACTTGCCGGGCCGGAGCGGACCCGCGGCGGCTACTACCTGAGCACCGAAGGCACCAGTACCCGCGTCCGGTTTGCCTTGGAGGGCGAAGCGCGGGGGCTCCTGGCCCGGTTGAGTTCCCGGTTCCGGCGTCGGATGAGGGCGGAAGTCGGCCAGCTGGACCAGCTCAAGGCAGTGCTGGAGCAGGAACCGGAACTGTAA
- a CDS encoding cation:proton antiporter regulatory subunit, which yields MNVDETDLPGLGRRKDFMTASGRRIGVVEHREGQTELIVSTWDDPDTCQASIPLTVDEAAALGNLLGGQRLAMQLSEAHREVPGIVTRQFSIAADSPFHKQPMGKACIRTRSGASIVAIMREGEVLPSPGPDVVLHPGDLLVAVGTQEGLDTAASILRNG from the coding sequence ATGAATGTGGATGAAACAGACCTTCCGGGACTGGGCCGGCGCAAGGACTTTATGACCGCCTCGGGACGGCGGATCGGCGTTGTGGAACACCGCGAAGGCCAGACTGAACTCATCGTCTCGACCTGGGACGATCCGGACACCTGCCAGGCGTCCATTCCGCTGACAGTCGATGAAGCCGCCGCCCTCGGAAACCTGCTGGGAGGCCAGCGGCTGGCAATGCAGCTTTCCGAGGCACACCGCGAGGTCCCGGGAATCGTCACCCGGCAGTTCTCCATCGCGGCCGACTCCCCGTTCCACAAACAGCCAATGGGCAAAGCCTGCATCCGGACCCGAAGCGGCGCCTCGATCGTCGCGATCATGCGCGAAGGCGAAGTTCTTCCCTCCCCCGGGCCCGACGTCGTCCTGCACCCCGGAGACCTCCTCGTAGCAGTCGGAACGCAAGAAGGCCTGGACACAGCGGCCAGCATCCTGCGCAACGGCTGA
- a CDS encoding MFS transporter, with protein MNSAAVPEAMRPESELESGHQASHKGRILAWAAWDWGSAAFNAVMTTFVFTVYLTSKAFGGEDHASAVLGGGLAIAGAAIALLAPVTGQRSDNGGRRRLWLGVNTAAVAVLTALCFFVFPRPEFLLPGVALIALANVFFEFAGVNYNAMLAQISTPKNIGKVSGFGWGMGYLGGIVALLIVLQLFVQPGFEWFGGSTADGLNIRLVAVFSALWFFIFALPVLFAVPELPKTRQGAALGFLASYGLLLRRIKAIYRTSPHTIYFLLASAVFRDGLAAVFTFGGIIAAGTFGFELTEVIFFAIFGNVVAAAGAIVGGFLDDRIGPKSVITGSLAGLLVAGSMILVLGNGNYSLFGIQWAGTTTFWIFGLFLCLFVGPAQSSSRAYLARLAPHGESGELFGLYATTGRAVSFLAPALFTLCIAVAAPLVEPGGAQRWGILGIMAVLLAGLLLLLPVKAPDRTEIAVVPAA; from the coding sequence ATGAACTCCGCTGCCGTCCCTGAGGCCATGCGCCCAGAATCGGAACTTGAATCCGGGCACCAGGCGTCCCACAAGGGGCGCATCCTCGCGTGGGCGGCCTGGGACTGGGGCTCGGCCGCCTTCAATGCGGTGATGACTACCTTTGTCTTCACCGTGTACCTGACATCCAAAGCCTTCGGCGGCGAGGACCATGCCTCCGCGGTCCTGGGCGGCGGGTTGGCGATCGCCGGTGCCGCCATCGCGCTGCTGGCACCAGTCACCGGGCAGCGATCGGACAACGGTGGCCGGCGCCGGCTGTGGCTTGGGGTCAACACGGCCGCTGTCGCGGTCCTGACAGCCCTGTGCTTTTTTGTTTTCCCGCGCCCTGAGTTCTTGCTGCCAGGGGTGGCACTGATTGCGCTGGCGAACGTGTTCTTTGAGTTTGCCGGCGTGAACTACAACGCCATGCTCGCCCAGATCTCCACCCCTAAGAACATCGGCAAGGTCAGCGGCTTCGGCTGGGGCATGGGATACCTCGGCGGCATCGTGGCCCTGCTGATTGTGCTCCAGCTTTTTGTCCAGCCCGGCTTCGAGTGGTTCGGCGGCTCGACGGCGGACGGCCTGAACATCCGGCTGGTCGCGGTGTTCTCCGCCTTGTGGTTCTTCATTTTCGCGTTGCCCGTTCTGTTCGCCGTTCCGGAACTGCCCAAAACAAGGCAGGGCGCCGCGCTGGGATTCCTTGCCTCCTACGGCCTGTTGCTGCGGCGGATCAAGGCGATCTACCGAACCAGCCCGCACACCATCTATTTCCTTCTTGCCAGTGCCGTTTTCAGGGACGGGCTGGCAGCGGTGTTTACCTTCGGCGGCATCATCGCCGCGGGTACGTTCGGGTTCGAACTCACGGAGGTCATCTTTTTCGCGATTTTCGGAAACGTTGTTGCCGCGGCGGGTGCCATCGTGGGCGGCTTCCTCGATGACCGGATCGGTCCTAAATCGGTCATCACCGGTTCGCTGGCAGGGCTTCTGGTCGCCGGCTCGATGATCCTGGTCCTCGGCAACGGAAACTATTCCCTCTTCGGCATACAGTGGGCCGGCACCACCACGTTCTGGATCTTCGGACTGTTCCTGTGCCTCTTTGTGGGACCGGCACAATCCTCCTCCCGGGCCTACCTGGCCCGGCTTGCCCCGCACGGGGAATCCGGTGAGCTGTTTGGCCTCTACGCCACGACGGGCCGGGCCGTCAGCTTTCTCGCGCCCGCACTGTTTACGCTGTGCATCGCCGTCGCGGCCCCGCTGGTGGAACCCGGCGGGGCGCAGCGCTGGGGCATTCTTGGCATCATGGCAGTGCTCCTGGCAGGGCTGTTGCTCCTTCTTCCGGTCAAGGCACCGGACCGGACCGAGATCGCCGTCGTCCCGGCAGCCTGA
- the dcd gene encoding dCTP deaminase codes for MLISDRDIRAEIASHRIVLEPFDPAMVQPSSVDVRIDKFFRLFDNHKYAHIDPAEEQPELTRLVEVDSGEPFILHPGEFVLGSTYETVTLPDDIAARLEGKSSLGRLGLLTHSTAGFIDPGFSGHVTLELSNMATLPIKLWPGMKIGQLCFFRLTSAAEHPYGSGEYGNRYQGQRGPTASRSHLNFHRTVI; via the coding sequence GTGCTGATCTCTGACCGCGACATTCGTGCCGAAATAGCTTCCCACCGGATAGTTCTTGAGCCGTTCGACCCTGCCATGGTTCAGCCGTCCTCGGTTGACGTGCGGATCGATAAGTTTTTCCGACTCTTCGACAACCACAAGTACGCCCACATCGATCCGGCGGAGGAACAACCCGAGCTGACCCGACTGGTGGAGGTCGATTCCGGCGAACCCTTTATTCTGCATCCCGGGGAATTCGTGCTGGGCTCCACCTACGAGACAGTGACGCTCCCGGACGACATCGCCGCCCGGCTGGAAGGCAAGTCATCGCTGGGCCGGCTCGGCCTGCTCACCCACTCCACGGCAGGATTCATCGACCCGGGCTTTTCCGGACACGTGACCCTTGAGCTGTCGAATATGGCGACGCTGCCCATCAAGCTCTGGCCGGGTATGAAGATTGGGCAACTGTGCTTCTTCCGGCTGACCTCGGCCGCCGAGCACCCCTACGGCTCCGGCGAGTACGGTAACCGCTATCAGGGCCAGCGCGGCCCGACGGCGAGCCGGAGCCATTTGAATTTCCACCGCACGGTCATCTGA